One genomic window of Medicago truncatula cultivar Jemalong A17 chromosome 1, MtrunA17r5.0-ANR, whole genome shotgun sequence includes the following:
- the LOC25485448 gene encoding CDP-diacylglycerol--serine O-phosphatidyltransferase 1 isoform X1: MEYNGHRRANRYDCVVKENGDSHLSNDDEHDPWTAWAYKPRTITLLLIGAGFLIWASGALDPERDASGDVVTSVKRGVWAMIAVFLTYCLLQAPSTVLIRPHPAIWRLVHGVAVVYLVALTFLLFQKRDDARQFMKYLHPDLGVELPERSYGADCRVYLPENPASRFKNVYETIFDEFALAHIIGWWGKAILIRNQPLLWVLSIGFELMELTFRHMLPNFNECWWDSIILDIMICNWFGIWAGMNTVRYFDGKTYKWVGLSRQPSIIGKVKRTLGQFTPAQWDKDEWHPLQGPWRFIQVLSLCTVFLTVELNTFFLKFCLWIPPRNSVVIYRLILWWLLAIPTIREYNSYLQDSVHEHFFSKPVKKVGAYCWLSLAICIVELLICIKFGHGLYPKSMPLWLVILWSSVGVGIVTFLVLWSWQLHRSLERKRR, encoded by the exons ATGGAATATAATGGTCATAGAAGAGCAAACAGATATGACTGTGTCGTTAAAGAAAACGGTGATTCCCATTTGTCAAATGACGATGAACATGATCCATGGACTGCGTGGGCATACAAGCCTCGCACGATCACATTATTACTTATTGGTGCTGGCTTTCTTAT TTGGGCAAGTGGAGCACTTGATCCTGAAAGAGATGCATCAGGCGATGTTGTCACTTCGGTTAAAAG GGGTGTATGGGCAATGATTGCTGTTTTCCTCACTTATTGCTTGCTGCAAGCTCCTTCTAC GGTTCTTATTAGGCCACATCCTGCAATTTGGCGCTTGGTACATGGGGTAGCTGTTGTATACCTTGTTGCCCTCACCTTTTTGCTTTTTCAG AAACGGGACGATGCTAGACAGTTCATGAAGTATCTTCATCCTGATCTCGGCGTTG AACTTCCAGAAAGATCTTATGGTGCTGATTGTCGTGTATATCTGCCTGAAAATCCTGCCAGCAGGTTTAAGAATGTTTAT GAGACAATTTTTGATGAGTTTGCTCTGGCGCACATTATTGGGTGGTGGGGGAAGGCAATATTGATTCGTAATCAGCCCCTTCTTTGGGTGTTATCAATTGGTTTTGAGTTGATGGAG CTTACTTTCCGTCACATGTTGCCAAATTTCAACGAGTGTTGGTGGGACAGTATTATTCTGGACATCATGATCTGCAATTGGTTTG GGATTTGGGCAGGAATGAATACTGTCCGGTACTTCGATGGAAAAACATACAAGTGGGTTGGTCTTAGCCGACAGCctagtataattggaaaa GTGAAACGAACATTAGGACAATTCACACCGGCTCAATGGGACAAAGATGAGTGGCATCCATTGCAGGGTCCATGGCGATTTATTCAAGTTCTCAGTCTTTGCACTGTATTTTTGACAGTAGAGCTCAACACATTCTTTTTGAAGTTTTGTCTTTGGATACCTCCACGAAATTCAGTTGTTATATATAGATTAATTTTGTGGTGGTTACTTGCAATTCCAACAATTCGTGAGTACAACTCATACCTTCAAGACAG TGTTCATGAACATTTTTTCAGTAAGCCAGTGAAAAAGGTTGGCGCATATTGTTGGCTCTCTCTCGCCATTTGTATCGTTGAACTTCTGATTTGCATCAAATTTGGACACG GTTTATATCCCAAGTCGATGCCTTTATGGCTAGTAATTTTGTGGTCATCTGTTGGAGTGGGAATTGTTACATTTTTGGTTCTATGGTCTTGGCAACTACACCGGAGTCTAGAGAGAAAGAGGCGATAA
- the LOC25485448 gene encoding CDP-diacylglycerol--serine O-phosphatidyltransferase 1 isoform X2 translates to MEYNGHRRANRYDCVVKENGDSHLSNDDEHDPWTAWAYKPRTITLLLIGAGFLIWASGALDPERDASGDVVTSVKRGVWAMIAVFLTYCLLQAPSTVLIRPHPAIWRLVHGVAVVYLVALTFLLFQKRDDARQFMKYLHPDLGVELPERSYGADCRVYLPENPASRFKNVYETIFDEFALAHIIGWWGKAILIRNQPLLWVLSIGFELMELTFRHMLPNFNECWWDSIILDIMICNWFGIWAGMNTVRYFDGKTYKWVGLSRQPSIIGKVKRTLGQFTPAQWDKDEWHPLQGPWRFIQVLSLCTVFLTVELNTFFLKFCLWIPPRNSVVIYRLILWWLLAIPTIREYNSYLQDSKPVKKVGAYCWLSLAICIVELLICIKFGHGLYPKSMPLWLVILWSSVGVGIVTFLVLWSWQLHRSLERKRR, encoded by the exons ATGGAATATAATGGTCATAGAAGAGCAAACAGATATGACTGTGTCGTTAAAGAAAACGGTGATTCCCATTTGTCAAATGACGATGAACATGATCCATGGACTGCGTGGGCATACAAGCCTCGCACGATCACATTATTACTTATTGGTGCTGGCTTTCTTAT TTGGGCAAGTGGAGCACTTGATCCTGAAAGAGATGCATCAGGCGATGTTGTCACTTCGGTTAAAAG GGGTGTATGGGCAATGATTGCTGTTTTCCTCACTTATTGCTTGCTGCAAGCTCCTTCTAC GGTTCTTATTAGGCCACATCCTGCAATTTGGCGCTTGGTACATGGGGTAGCTGTTGTATACCTTGTTGCCCTCACCTTTTTGCTTTTTCAG AAACGGGACGATGCTAGACAGTTCATGAAGTATCTTCATCCTGATCTCGGCGTTG AACTTCCAGAAAGATCTTATGGTGCTGATTGTCGTGTATATCTGCCTGAAAATCCTGCCAGCAGGTTTAAGAATGTTTAT GAGACAATTTTTGATGAGTTTGCTCTGGCGCACATTATTGGGTGGTGGGGGAAGGCAATATTGATTCGTAATCAGCCCCTTCTTTGGGTGTTATCAATTGGTTTTGAGTTGATGGAG CTTACTTTCCGTCACATGTTGCCAAATTTCAACGAGTGTTGGTGGGACAGTATTATTCTGGACATCATGATCTGCAATTGGTTTG GGATTTGGGCAGGAATGAATACTGTCCGGTACTTCGATGGAAAAACATACAAGTGGGTTGGTCTTAGCCGACAGCctagtataattggaaaa GTGAAACGAACATTAGGACAATTCACACCGGCTCAATGGGACAAAGATGAGTGGCATCCATTGCAGGGTCCATGGCGATTTATTCAAGTTCTCAGTCTTTGCACTGTATTTTTGACAGTAGAGCTCAACACATTCTTTTTGAAGTTTTGTCTTTGGATACCTCCACGAAATTCAGTTGTTATATATAGATTAATTTTGTGGTGGTTACTTGCAATTCCAACAATTCGTGAGTACAACTCATACCTTCAAGACAG TAAGCCAGTGAAAAAGGTTGGCGCATATTGTTGGCTCTCTCTCGCCATTTGTATCGTTGAACTTCTGATTTGCATCAAATTTGGACACG GTTTATATCCCAAGTCGATGCCTTTATGGCTAGTAATTTTGTGGTCATCTGTTGGAGTGGGAATTGTTACATTTTTGGTTCTATGGTCTTGGCAACTACACCGGAGTCTAGAGAGAAAGAGGCGATAA